A stretch of Homo sapiens chromosome 12, GRCh38.p14 Primary Assembly DNA encodes these proteins:
- the ARHGEF25 gene encoding rho guanine nucleotide exchange factor 25 isoform 3 (isoform 3 is encoded by transcript variant 3), translated as MKPPDRPAPGRTDRILGVMGGMLRACALPGQEGPPRRSPLGLVGTEPESERTEGDHRRDREHEVLAGALQPESYSIAGSEGSISASAASGLAAPSGPSSGLSSGPCSPGPPGPVSGLRRWLDHSKHCLSVETEADSGQAGPYENWMLEPALATGEELPELTLLTTLLEGPGDKTQPPEEETLSQAPESEEEQKKKALERSMYVLSELVETEKMYVDDLGQIVEGYMATMAAQGVPESLRGRDRIVFGNIQQIYEWHRDYFLQELQRCLKDPDWLAQLFIKHERRLHMYVVYCQNKPKSEHVVSEFGDSYFEELRQQLGHRLQLNDLLIKPVQRIMKYQLLLKDFLKYYNRAGMDTADLEQAVEVMCFVPKRCNDMMTLGRLRGFEGKLTAQGKLLGQDTFWVTEPEAGGLLSSRGRERRVFLFEQIIIFSEALGGGVRGGTQPGYVYKNSIKVSCLGLEGNLQGDPCRFALTSRGPEGGIQRYVLQAADPAISQAWIKHVAQILESQRDFLNALQSPIEYQRRESQTNSLGRPRGPGVGSPGRIQLGDQAQGSTHTPINGSLPSLLLSPKGEVARALLPLDKQALGDIPQAPHDSPPVSPTPKTPPCQARLAKLDEDEL; from the exons CCCCCAAGGAGAAGCCCTCTAGGGTTGGTGGGTACCGAGCCAGAGTCTGAACGTACGGAGGGAGATCACAGAAGGGATCGCGAACATGAGGTCCTCGCCGGGGCTCTGCAGCCCG AATCCTATTCCATTGCGGGCAGTGAGGGGAGTATATCGGCTTCTGCTGCCTCCGGTCTGGCTGCCCCCTCTGGCCCCAGCTCTGGCCTCAGCTCTGGCCCCTGTTCCCCAGGCCCCCCAGGGCCCGTCAGTGGCCTGAGGAGATGGTTGGATCATTCCAAACATTGTCTcagtgtggaaactgaggcagacaGTGGTCAGGCAGGACCATATGAG AACTGGATGTTGGAGCCAGCTCTAGCCACAGGAGAGGAGCTGCCGGAACTGACCTTGCTGACCACACTGTTGGAGGGCCCTGGAGATAAGACGCAG CCACCTGAAGAGGAGACTTTGTCCCAAGCCCCTGAGAGTGAGGAGGAACAGAAGAAGAAGGCTCTGGAAAGGAGTAT GTATGTCCTGAGTGAACTGgtagaaacagagaaaatgtacGTGGACGACTTGGGGCAGATTGTGGAG GGTTATATGGCCACCATGGCTGCTCAGGGGGTCCCCGAGAGTCTTCGAGGCCGTGACAGGATTGTGTTTGGGAATATCCAGCAAATCTATGAGTGGCACCGAGA CTATTTCTTGCAAGAGCTACAACGGTGTCTGAAAGATCCTGATTGGCTGGCTCAGCTATTCATCAAACAC GAGCGCCGGCTGCATATGTATGTGGTGTACTGTCAGAATAAGCCCAAGTCAGAGCATGTGGTGTCAGAGTTTGGGGACAGCTACTTTGAG GAGCTCCGGCAGCAGCTGGGGCACCGCCTGCAGCTGAACGACCTCCTCATCAAACCTGTGCAGCGGATCATGAAATACCAGCTGCTGCTCAAG GATTTTCTCAAGTATTACAATAGAGCTGGGATGGATACTGCAGACCTAGAG CAAGCTGTGGAGGTCATGTGCTTTGTGCCCAAGCGCTGCAACGATATGATGACGCTGGGGAGATTGCGGGGATTTGAG GGCAAACTGACTGCTCAGGGGAAGCTCTTGGGCCAGGACACTTTCTGGGTCACCGAGCCTGAGGCTGGAGGGCTGCTGTCTTCCCGAGGTCGAGAGAGGCGCGTCTTCCTCTTTGAGCAAATCATCATCTTCAGTGAAGCCCTGGGAGGAGGAGTGAGAGGTGGAACACAGCCTGGATATGTATACAAGAACAGCATTAAG GTGAGCTGCCTGGGACTGGAGGGGAACCTCCAAGGTGACCCTTGCCGCTTTGCACTGACCTCCAGAGGGCCAGAGGGTGGGATCCAGCGCTATGTCCTGCAGGCTGCAGACCCTGCTATCAGTCAGGCCTGGATCAAGCATGTGGCTCAGATCTTGGAGAGCCAACGGGACTTCCTCAACG CATTGCAGTCACCCATTGAGTACCAGAGACGGGAGAGCCAGACCAACAGCCTGGGGCGGCCAAGAGGGCCTGGAGTGGGGAGCCCTGGAAGAATTCAGCTTGGAGATCAGGCCCAGggcagcacacacacacccatcaatggctctctcccctctctgctgCTGTCACCCAAAGGGGAGGTGGCCAGAGCCCTCTTGCCACTGGATAAACAG GCCCTTGGTGACATCCCCCAGGCTCCCCATGACTCTCCTCCAGTCTCTCCAACTCCAAAAACCCCTCCCTGCCAAGCCAGACTTGCCAAGCTGGATGAAGATGAGCTGTAA
- the ARHGEF25 gene encoding rho guanine nucleotide exchange factor 25 isoform 1 (isoform 1 is encoded by transcript variant 1), with amino-acid sequence MRGGHKGGRCACPRVIRKVLAKCGCCFARGGRESYSIAGSEGSISASAASGLAAPSGPSSGLSSGPCSPGPPGPVSGLRRWLDHSKHCLSVETEADSGQAGPYENWMLEPALATGEELPELTLLTTLLEGPGDKTQPPEEETLSQAPESEEEQKKKALERSMYVLSELVETEKMYVDDLGQIVEGYMATMAAQGVPESLRGRDRIVFGNIQQIYEWHRDYFLQELQRCLKDPDWLAQLFIKHERRLHMYVVYCQNKPKSEHVVSEFGDSYFEELRQQLGHRLQLNDLLIKPVQRIMKYQLLLKDFLKYYNRAGMDTADLEQAVEVMCFVPKRCNDMMTLGRLRGFEGKLTAQGKLLGQDTFWVTEPEAGGLLSSRGRERRVFLFEQIIIFSEALGGGVRGGTQPGYVYKNSIKVSCLGLEGNLQGDPCRFALTSRGPEGGIQRYVLQAADPAISQAWIKHVAQILESQRDFLNALQSPIEYQRRESQTNSLGRPRGPGVGSPGRIQLGDQAQGSTHTPINGSLPSLLLSPKGEVARALLPLDKQALGDIPQAPHDSPPVSPTPKTPPCQARLAKLDEDEL; translated from the exons ATGCGGGGGGGGCACAAAGGGGGTCGCTGTGCCTGTCCCCGTGTGATCCGAAAAGTGCTGGCAAAATGCGGCTGCTGCTTCGCCCGGGGGGGACGTG AATCCTATTCCATTGCGGGCAGTGAGGGGAGTATATCGGCTTCTGCTGCCTCCGGTCTGGCTGCCCCCTCTGGCCCCAGCTCTGGCCTCAGCTCTGGCCCCTGTTCCCCAGGCCCCCCAGGGCCCGTCAGTGGCCTGAGGAGATGGTTGGATCATTCCAAACATTGTCTcagtgtggaaactgaggcagacaGTGGTCAGGCAGGACCATATGAG AACTGGATGTTGGAGCCAGCTCTAGCCACAGGAGAGGAGCTGCCGGAACTGACCTTGCTGACCACACTGTTGGAGGGCCCTGGAGATAAGACGCAG CCACCTGAAGAGGAGACTTTGTCCCAAGCCCCTGAGAGTGAGGAGGAACAGAAGAAGAAGGCTCTGGAAAGGAGTAT GTATGTCCTGAGTGAACTGgtagaaacagagaaaatgtacGTGGACGACTTGGGGCAGATTGTGGAG GGTTATATGGCCACCATGGCTGCTCAGGGGGTCCCCGAGAGTCTTCGAGGCCGTGACAGGATTGTGTTTGGGAATATCCAGCAAATCTATGAGTGGCACCGAGA CTATTTCTTGCAAGAGCTACAACGGTGTCTGAAAGATCCTGATTGGCTGGCTCAGCTATTCATCAAACAC GAGCGCCGGCTGCATATGTATGTGGTGTACTGTCAGAATAAGCCCAAGTCAGAGCATGTGGTGTCAGAGTTTGGGGACAGCTACTTTGAG GAGCTCCGGCAGCAGCTGGGGCACCGCCTGCAGCTGAACGACCTCCTCATCAAACCTGTGCAGCGGATCATGAAATACCAGCTGCTGCTCAAG GATTTTCTCAAGTATTACAATAGAGCTGGGATGGATACTGCAGACCTAGAG CAAGCTGTGGAGGTCATGTGCTTTGTGCCCAAGCGCTGCAACGATATGATGACGCTGGGGAGATTGCGGGGATTTGAG GGCAAACTGACTGCTCAGGGGAAGCTCTTGGGCCAGGACACTTTCTGGGTCACCGAGCCTGAGGCTGGAGGGCTGCTGTCTTCCCGAGGTCGAGAGAGGCGCGTCTTCCTCTTTGAGCAAATCATCATCTTCAGTGAAGCCCTGGGAGGAGGAGTGAGAGGTGGAACACAGCCTGGATATGTATACAAGAACAGCATTAAG GTGAGCTGCCTGGGACTGGAGGGGAACCTCCAAGGTGACCCTTGCCGCTTTGCACTGACCTCCAGAGGGCCAGAGGGTGGGATCCAGCGCTATGTCCTGCAGGCTGCAGACCCTGCTATCAGTCAGGCCTGGATCAAGCATGTGGCTCAGATCTTGGAGAGCCAACGGGACTTCCTCAACG CATTGCAGTCACCCATTGAGTACCAGAGACGGGAGAGCCAGACCAACAGCCTGGGGCGGCCAAGAGGGCCTGGAGTGGGGAGCCCTGGAAGAATTCAGCTTGGAGATCAGGCCCAGggcagcacacacacacccatcaatggctctctcccctctctgctgCTGTCACCCAAAGGGGAGGTGGCCAGAGCCCTCTTGCCACTGGATAAACAG GCCCTTGGTGACATCCCCCAGGCTCCCCATGACTCTCCTCCAGTCTCTCCAACTCCAAAAACCCCTCCCTGCCAAGCCAGACTTGCCAAGCTGGATGAAGATGAGCTGTAA
- the ARHGEF25 gene encoding rho guanine nucleotide exchange factor 25 isoform 4 (isoform 4 is encoded by transcript variant 5): MRGGHKGGRCACPRVIRKVLAKCGCCFARGGRESYSIAGSEGSISASAASGLAAPSGPSSGLSSGPCSPGPPGPVSGLRRWLDHSKHCLSVETEADSGQAGPYENWMLEPALATGEELPELTLLTTLLEGPGDKTQPPEEETLSQAPESEEEQKKKALERSMYVLSELVETEKMYVDDLGQIVEGYMATMAAQGVPESLRGRDRIVFGNIQQIYEWHRDYFLQELQRCLKDPDWLAQLFIKHELRQQLGHRLQLNDLLIKPVQRIMKYQLLLKDFLKYYNRAGMDTADLEQAVEVMCFVPKRCNDMMTLGRLRGFEGKLTAQGKLLGQDTFWVTEPEAGGLLSSRGRERRVFLFEQIIIFSEALGGGVRGGTQPGYVYKNSIKVSCLGLEGNLQGDPCRFALTSRGPEGGIQRYVLQAADPAISQAWIKHVAQILESQRDFLNALQSPIEYQRRESQTNSLGRPRGPGVGSPGRIQLGDQAQGSTHTPINGSLPSLLLSPKGEVARALLPLDKQALGDIPQAPHDSPPVSPTPKTPPCQARLAKLDEDEL; this comes from the exons ATGCGGGGGGGGCACAAAGGGGGTCGCTGTGCCTGTCCCCGTGTGATCCGAAAAGTGCTGGCAAAATGCGGCTGCTGCTTCGCCCGGGGGGGACGTG AATCCTATTCCATTGCGGGCAGTGAGGGGAGTATATCGGCTTCTGCTGCCTCCGGTCTGGCTGCCCCCTCTGGCCCCAGCTCTGGCCTCAGCTCTGGCCCCTGTTCCCCAGGCCCCCCAGGGCCCGTCAGTGGCCTGAGGAGATGGTTGGATCATTCCAAACATTGTCTcagtgtggaaactgaggcagacaGTGGTCAGGCAGGACCATATGAG AACTGGATGTTGGAGCCAGCTCTAGCCACAGGAGAGGAGCTGCCGGAACTGACCTTGCTGACCACACTGTTGGAGGGCCCTGGAGATAAGACGCAG CCACCTGAAGAGGAGACTTTGTCCCAAGCCCCTGAGAGTGAGGAGGAACAGAAGAAGAAGGCTCTGGAAAGGAGTAT GTATGTCCTGAGTGAACTGgtagaaacagagaaaatgtacGTGGACGACTTGGGGCAGATTGTGGAG GGTTATATGGCCACCATGGCTGCTCAGGGGGTCCCCGAGAGTCTTCGAGGCCGTGACAGGATTGTGTTTGGGAATATCCAGCAAATCTATGAGTGGCACCGAGA CTATTTCTTGCAAGAGCTACAACGGTGTCTGAAAGATCCTGATTGGCTGGCTCAGCTATTCATCAAACAC GAGCTCCGGCAGCAGCTGGGGCACCGCCTGCAGCTGAACGACCTCCTCATCAAACCTGTGCAGCGGATCATGAAATACCAGCTGCTGCTCAAG GATTTTCTCAAGTATTACAATAGAGCTGGGATGGATACTGCAGACCTAGAG CAAGCTGTGGAGGTCATGTGCTTTGTGCCCAAGCGCTGCAACGATATGATGACGCTGGGGAGATTGCGGGGATTTGAG GGCAAACTGACTGCTCAGGGGAAGCTCTTGGGCCAGGACACTTTCTGGGTCACCGAGCCTGAGGCTGGAGGGCTGCTGTCTTCCCGAGGTCGAGAGAGGCGCGTCTTCCTCTTTGAGCAAATCATCATCTTCAGTGAAGCCCTGGGAGGAGGAGTGAGAGGTGGAACACAGCCTGGATATGTATACAAGAACAGCATTAAG GTGAGCTGCCTGGGACTGGAGGGGAACCTCCAAGGTGACCCTTGCCGCTTTGCACTGACCTCCAGAGGGCCAGAGGGTGGGATCCAGCGCTATGTCCTGCAGGCTGCAGACCCTGCTATCAGTCAGGCCTGGATCAAGCATGTGGCTCAGATCTTGGAGAGCCAACGGGACTTCCTCAACG CATTGCAGTCACCCATTGAGTACCAGAGACGGGAGAGCCAGACCAACAGCCTGGGGCGGCCAAGAGGGCCTGGAGTGGGGAGCCCTGGAAGAATTCAGCTTGGAGATCAGGCCCAGggcagcacacacacacccatcaatggctctctcccctctctgctgCTGTCACCCAAAGGGGAGGTGGCCAGAGCCCTCTTGCCACTGGATAAACAG GCCCTTGGTGACATCCCCCAGGCTCCCCATGACTCTCCTCCAGTCTCTCCAACTCCAAAAACCCCTCCCTGCCAAGCCAGACTTGCCAAGCTGGATGAAGATGAGCTGTAA